A portion of the Bdellovibrionales bacterium genome contains these proteins:
- a CDS encoding S8 family serine peptidase — translation MTSKFKYMSVLTPIVVLVSTSLYVQFREIQQLEMTDSPSKSTQRQTELGNGVQKKDRGSKTEKNLMMNDQAVAQKWGIDLTHATKAWEKLNARGEGVVIAVIDTGIDTRHPALQSNLWVNSGEIGFDSKGRSKASNGIDDDKNGYADDVHGWNFVSNTPDLTDNHGHGTHIAGIIAGEGRDTQSLSGVAPKSKIMTLKYYDPGAPGLNNLKNTVLAIKYAIAMKQKNNISKLIINYSGGGLEPSSEEKAAVELAQKNGILFIAAAGNERSNSDQKPYFPADYGVSNIISVTAIDRDRNILPSSNFGAHSVDLAAPGNDIYSSLPNGQYGFMTGTSQATAFVTGVAALIMSYNPDFKPDQVRKYLTQTGDLDPKLEGKTIYRKRLNTYNALVTLDQGVGLTGVIAENSVNMKPFQFSADPQALEDEVKTKKPSEQFVISGRAIMQKIIKSN, via the coding sequence ATGACATCCAAATTCAAATATATGAGCGTCCTCACCCCGATTGTCGTACTCGTTTCAACCAGTCTTTACGTCCAATTTCGAGAGATCCAGCAGCTCGAAATGACAGATTCTCCGAGCAAATCAACCCAACGCCAAACTGAACTCGGAAATGGCGTTCAAAAAAAGGACCGAGGCTCAAAAACTGAGAAAAATCTCATGATGAATGATCAAGCCGTTGCGCAGAAGTGGGGAATTGACCTGACTCACGCAACCAAAGCCTGGGAAAAATTAAATGCCCGAGGCGAAGGGGTTGTAATTGCCGTAATTGATACGGGAATCGACACTCGGCATCCAGCTCTACAATCTAACTTGTGGGTGAATTCCGGTGAAATCGGTTTTGATTCGAAGGGAAGAAGTAAAGCTTCTAACGGAATTGATGACGATAAAAATGGCTACGCAGATGATGTCCATGGTTGGAATTTTGTTAGCAATACGCCCGATCTCACTGACAACCACGGCCACGGCACTCATATCGCCGGAATTATCGCAGGAGAGGGAAGAGACACTCAAAGCTTGTCTGGTGTGGCCCCTAAATCAAAAATAATGACCCTCAAATATTATGATCCCGGAGCTCCCGGATTAAACAATTTAAAAAATACCGTTCTCGCGATCAAGTATGCGATCGCGATGAAACAGAAAAATAATATTTCAAAATTGATAATTAACTACTCGGGTGGAGGATTAGAGCCTAGTTCCGAAGAGAAGGCAGCAGTGGAACTCGCTCAAAAAAATGGAATTCTATTTATTGCTGCGGCGGGAAACGAACGCTCAAATTCGGATCAAAAGCCCTATTTCCCTGCTGATTATGGTGTATCAAATATTATTTCTGTAACGGCTATTGACCGAGATCGCAATATTTTGCCTAGCAGTAACTTTGGCGCTCACAGCGTCGATCTTGCCGCTCCCGGAAATGATATCTATTCATCTCTACCAAATGGACAGTATGGCTTCATGACTGGAACATCTCAAGCGACCGCCTTTGTAACGGGAGTTGCAGCTCTGATTATGTCCTATAATCCTGACTTCAAGCCTGATCAAGTCCGTAAATATCTCACTCAAACTGGGGATCTTGATCCAAAACTTGAGGGTAAGACGATCTATCGTAAACGCCTAAACACCTACAATGCTCTTGTTACTCTCGATCAAGGCGTTGGTCTGACAGGAGTTATTGCTGAAAATTCTGTGAATATGAAGCCCTTCCAATTTTCCGCAGATCCACAGGCCCTCGAAGACGAAGTCAAAACAAAAAAGCCCAGCGAACAGTTTGTGATTTCCGGTCGAGCAATTATGCAAAAGATTATTAAATCAAATTAA
- the lnt gene encoding apolipoprotein N-acyltransferase, with protein sequence MEKIKSSLIFFRLPLLSGFLIGTSYIPFPPWASLFGLVPLWYFWWQNPRPRVAFWGGCVTSFVFTLIGFHWVAHTFHEFGHIPWILSLLILLLFCFLGHLHFALAGCLWAFIIGTRRSRVSERYILLLLPVLTVLCEHYYPMIFSWNFGYTWLYSRLPLFHTAEWIGFSGLSAWVIFTNLAFFVAVLRLKSARVWWPPIGVAVGLFCVMILVGLALEKRLPAPDKKIGILTVQANIGNLEKQYAERGWGFRDHIIDRYTQLSLKGLAAYPREEIDFALWPETAFPDQIVARTLHSGHSARLTDFLRNNSLALVTGAYSEDLIQRKPTNSLFSFSASGNLTNPPYHKTLLLAFGEYTPFGDIFPALKRALPQVSDFARGSGPTLLEQNGVHLGAQICYEGLFPEFTQGLANLGAQIIINVTNDSWYGKSSQPHQHLYMTLARAIEFRRPIVRSTNTGFTTVAQANGEIMETSPLHQEWFHLFRIPYREFPSATFFQTTGIYLIPTIIWILFFISLGGIFYCVRFRNH encoded by the coding sequence ATGGAAAAAATCAAATCATCACTGATTTTTTTTCGCCTTCCCCTTTTAAGTGGTTTCCTTATCGGAACGAGCTATATCCCCTTTCCTCCCTGGGCCTCGCTCTTTGGCCTCGTTCCTCTCTGGTACTTCTGGTGGCAAAATCCCAGACCTCGAGTCGCTTTTTGGGGTGGTTGCGTAACTTCGTTTGTCTTTACTTTGATTGGTTTCCACTGGGTTGCCCATACCTTCCATGAGTTTGGCCATATACCTTGGATATTATCCCTCTTAATCCTTCTGCTTTTTTGTTTTTTGGGCCACCTCCATTTCGCCCTCGCTGGATGCTTGTGGGCCTTTATCATCGGCACTCGCCGCTCACGAGTCTCTGAGAGGTACATCCTTCTGCTTCTTCCCGTATTGACAGTTCTTTGTGAACACTACTATCCAATGATTTTTTCTTGGAATTTCGGCTACACTTGGCTTTATTCTCGACTTCCACTCTTTCACACAGCAGAATGGATCGGTTTTTCAGGCCTGAGCGCCTGGGTTATATTCACCAATTTGGCCTTCTTCGTTGCAGTTCTTCGTCTCAAATCAGCTCGGGTCTGGTGGCCCCCCATTGGCGTAGCAGTGGGACTCTTTTGCGTCATGATTTTGGTCGGACTTGCCTTGGAAAAGCGGTTGCCGGCACCCGACAAGAAAATCGGAATACTGACGGTTCAGGCCAACATTGGAAATCTCGAAAAACAGTACGCTGAAAGGGGTTGGGGGTTCCGTGACCATATCATCGACCGCTACACACAACTCAGCCTTAAGGGGCTCGCCGCTTATCCTCGGGAGGAAATTGATTTTGCATTGTGGCCGGAAACGGCCTTCCCCGACCAAATCGTGGCAAGAACACTTCATAGCGGCCACTCTGCTCGACTCACCGATTTTTTGAGAAACAATTCACTTGCCTTGGTAACCGGGGCCTACAGCGAAGATCTTATTCAAAGAAAGCCCACCAATTCGCTTTTCTCATTTTCGGCAAGTGGCAACCTCACCAATCCCCCTTACCACAAAACCTTGCTATTGGCTTTCGGAGAATACACTCCCTTCGGAGACATATTCCCGGCTCTCAAGCGAGCTCTCCCTCAAGTCTCAGATTTTGCACGTGGATCGGGCCCCACTTTGCTTGAACAAAATGGAGTGCACCTGGGAGCCCAAATCTGTTACGAGGGGCTTTTTCCAGAATTCACTCAGGGGCTGGCCAATCTCGGGGCCCAAATAATTATCAATGTCACAAATGATTCTTGGTATGGAAAATCCTCTCAACCTCACCAACATCTCTATATGACGCTGGCTCGTGCCATCGAATTTCGACGTCCGATCGTCCGATCGACTAACACGGGCTTTACCACTGTCGCCCAGGCGAATGGTGAAATCATGGAGACCTCCCCCCTTCATCAAGAATGGTTTCACCTATTTCGAATCCCTTATCGCGAATTTCCTTCTGCGACCTTTTTTCAGACAACAGGTATCTATCTGATTCCCACGATAATCTGGATACTTTTTTTTATTTCACTCGGAGGAATTTTTTACTGTGTCCGATTTAGAAACCATTGA
- a CDS encoding DUF1501 domain-containing protein codes for MKFPPFEHMAPNDRRNFLKALGTVLALPFTPKAVQEGIAEILFGPLCYAQAFPENQATYFVEINLRDQFDIGHAIVPPGIATHPGLKRGSLDNQVVLYDNPSSLLSAGNRFFLTTEGRPLQPYLDNIAVIDTCELGIGVIHGHEASSALRSPGRSFTAGANRSPMFNLDPADGDGGNQQHYSATPTPAVLHNYYQKQLNSQIKNAVAYKGVRRPDHTIYHHSANLANAQPDRYQSTATFLAAFSGLTNTTDTILSKHGTTIASLLKKVDENFLASLKYGESAKINHGQQITGLGVDLKNRTNVTPINIALSPEEISFWSTGITDIPRASYGPKAPLWEQTAYATKLIQNNVVKTIALEYCYIDVHDDRNETILRSQATQFAFPLARMIQQLKAAGKFDQTVIAIYTTDGSRSPASESYGTNSKNSVILAGGRIRGGYYGDVKVAGDLGNGHQFSYHKPNEANGVALAAGDTAGGGRTSGASVWKTVAKALGISSSLYNSYTDVQSAPSLDFLLRT; via the coding sequence ATGAAATTTCCTCCGTTTGAGCACATGGCTCCAAATGACCGTCGCAATTTTCTAAAAGCACTGGGAACTGTATTAGCGCTTCCCTTTACTCCAAAAGCGGTCCAGGAAGGTATTGCAGAAATTCTTTTCGGACCACTCTGTTATGCTCAAGCCTTTCCAGAAAACCAAGCGACCTATTTTGTCGAGATCAATCTTCGCGATCAATTTGATATTGGCCACGCAATTGTGCCACCAGGCATTGCCACACACCCAGGACTTAAACGAGGAAGTCTCGACAATCAAGTTGTTCTCTATGACAATCCCAGCAGCCTATTGAGCGCTGGGAATCGATTTTTCCTTACAACTGAAGGCCGACCCCTCCAGCCATATCTGGACAATATTGCTGTGATCGACACTTGCGAATTAGGGATTGGAGTCATTCACGGACATGAAGCCTCAAGCGCACTGCGCTCGCCAGGCCGCAGTTTTACTGCCGGAGCCAATCGAAGTCCCATGTTTAACTTAGACCCTGCTGATGGAGATGGCGGAAACCAACAGCATTACAGTGCTACTCCCACCCCCGCTGTCCTTCACAACTATTACCAAAAGCAACTCAACTCGCAAATCAAAAATGCGGTTGCATACAAGGGAGTGAGGCGACCCGATCACACGATCTACCATCATTCAGCAAATCTTGCCAACGCCCAACCTGATCGCTATCAATCAACGGCGACCTTCTTGGCAGCCTTTAGCGGTTTGACAAATACCACCGACACCATACTTTCAAAACACGGGACAACTATTGCGAGTCTACTAAAAAAAGTTGACGAAAATTTTCTCGCAAGTTTGAAATACGGAGAGTCGGCGAAGATCAATCATGGACAACAAATCACTGGTCTTGGAGTAGATCTCAAAAATCGCACGAATGTCACTCCGATAAATATTGCCTTATCGCCTGAAGAAATCAGTTTTTGGAGCACAGGAATCACTGATATTCCTCGGGCGAGTTATGGACCAAAAGCGCCTCTCTGGGAACAGACTGCCTATGCCACCAAGCTGATTCAGAACAATGTAGTAAAGACAATTGCGCTCGAATATTGCTACATAGATGTTCACGATGATCGCAATGAAACTATTTTGCGATCGCAAGCAACTCAGTTTGCGTTTCCACTGGCACGAATGATTCAACAACTTAAGGCAGCCGGAAAATTTGATCAAACCGTGATCGCTATTTATACAACAGACGGTAGCAGATCTCCAGCTAGCGAATCTTATGGCACCAACAGTAAAAACAGCGTCATTCTCGCTGGCGGTCGCATTCGAGGTGGTTATTACGGCGACGTAAAGGTCGCCGGTGATCTTGGAAACGGGCATCAATTTAGCTATCACAAACCAAATGAAGCAAATGGCGTTGCGTTGGCCGCTGGCGACACCGCTGGTGGAGGGCGCACTTCCGGAGCTAGTGTTTGGAAAACAGTTGCTAAGGCACTTGGTATTTCTTCATCGCTTTATAACAGCTACACAGACGTGCAAAGCGCTCCAAGTTTGGATTTTCTACTTCGTACCTAA
- a CDS encoding transglycosylase SLT domain-containing protein, which translates to MRGFLPFCLIVFNVLSCSTHPVSILPPSEFEYLPPNLDFIGDKDRQSLDLQLLGVAAKYPGKNVQWWAVYRRARLWEKDKPGTSCLLYLDLSQNPQFPISQIALLRAFSTCDRDDLAKVRVEQLDQSQFPDWIKPLSLDIALRNSRRDKDIEANYDLALQKSKLAVGYEEKVKLIQEAVNIAPALADPGKLKIAQTRLYRIAPRFKPDPRFSEYLDVAYDYRRAREFDKARFFYQKVYDSENSSFDNKVKAIKGIRSAYKVEQKKPEYLQKTLALSSYIEKSWRSQKRPSKLVTQQYHDAQITLARTYWTLGQASSAQKILVSLAKKLKGKYPLDEIFWLQGRMAEERGHYQEASDWFEKGIGEINEKKQPDSLERILWYQAWNLRKLRKYLEAHSALEVLITKAGSEFSRSRYTYWLAITKKNLEKFEEAKILLASLIKDDPIGYYGLMAHRELQTPVSIPGLNPSEAKSLENSFSQSQSYDLVEGPFVEWLISVGEKDVANLYLDHVSANYRKRPNQDEGGWVRLFRYYASSGVYLGLYNQLGLLEPAQRNSILNHFPHLIFPTPYKEYVANASNRYGVSSDLIYSIMRQESAFDPSARSHADAFGLMQLLPEVARNTARQVQFEFENAEELYEPHINIPLGSAYLRELWDKFNGQFILTVASYNASEEAIYGWLRTRFRGDTLEFIEDIPYEETRSYVRLVMRNLVFYSLINSGGKAMPFPEWTLALSIPSSQSSP; encoded by the coding sequence ATGCGTGGTTTTTTGCCTTTCTGCCTTATTGTATTCAATGTTTTGAGCTGTTCGACTCACCCTGTGAGCATCCTGCCGCCTTCTGAATTTGAATATTTGCCCCCAAATCTTGATTTTATCGGAGACAAAGACCGACAAAGTTTAGATCTTCAACTGCTTGGGGTTGCGGCCAAATATCCAGGAAAAAATGTCCAGTGGTGGGCTGTTTATCGACGCGCCCGCCTCTGGGAAAAGGATAAACCGGGCACCTCCTGTCTTCTCTACCTTGATCTTTCTCAAAATCCACAATTCCCGATCAGCCAAATAGCCCTTTTAAGGGCATTTTCCACCTGTGATCGTGATGATTTGGCAAAGGTCCGCGTTGAGCAACTAGATCAAAGTCAGTTCCCCGATTGGATTAAGCCATTGTCTCTGGATATTGCACTCCGAAATTCACGTCGGGACAAAGACATCGAAGCCAACTATGATTTGGCTCTTCAAAAATCAAAGTTGGCAGTCGGCTACGAAGAAAAGGTAAAGCTCATTCAAGAAGCAGTCAATATTGCACCAGCTCTTGCAGACCCAGGAAAGTTGAAGATCGCTCAAACGAGGCTCTATCGGATCGCACCACGATTTAAACCTGATCCCCGATTTAGCGAGTATCTCGACGTTGCCTACGATTATCGCAGAGCGAGAGAGTTCGACAAAGCGAGATTCTTTTATCAGAAGGTCTATGATAGCGAAAATTCCTCGTTTGACAACAAAGTCAAAGCCATTAAGGGAATCCGATCGGCATATAAAGTTGAACAGAAAAAACCAGAATATTTGCAAAAAACCCTGGCTTTGTCTTCTTACATAGAAAAATCTTGGCGGTCACAAAAACGACCTTCTAAATTAGTCACTCAGCAATATCACGACGCTCAAATCACATTGGCAAGAACCTATTGGACACTTGGGCAAGCAAGTTCTGCCCAAAAAATTCTTGTCTCGTTGGCTAAGAAACTCAAGGGGAAGTACCCTCTTGATGAAATCTTTTGGCTTCAGGGAAGAATGGCAGAAGAGCGTGGACATTACCAAGAGGCCTCCGACTGGTTTGAAAAGGGAATCGGAGAAATTAACGAAAAAAAGCAGCCAGATTCTCTTGAGCGTATTCTTTGGTATCAGGCCTGGAACCTACGTAAGCTCCGAAAATATTTAGAAGCCCATTCTGCACTTGAAGTCCTCATTACTAAGGCCGGAAGTGAATTCTCGCGCAGTCGCTATACCTATTGGTTGGCCATCACAAAAAAGAATCTCGAGAAATTTGAGGAAGCAAAGATTCTGTTGGCCAGCCTCATCAAAGATGATCCCATAGGGTATTATGGCCTTATGGCTCACAGAGAACTCCAAACGCCCGTTTCTATACCTGGCCTGAACCCCTCTGAAGCCAAATCATTGGAAAATTCATTTTCCCAGTCCCAATCGTACGATCTCGTAGAAGGTCCCTTTGTCGAATGGCTTATTTCTGTCGGAGAAAAGGATGTGGCCAATCTCTACTTGGATCACGTCTCCGCCAATTATCGAAAGAGACCAAACCAAGATGAAGGCGGATGGGTTCGACTCTTCCGCTATTATGCGAGCTCTGGAGTTTATTTGGGCCTCTACAATCAACTGGGACTTCTCGAACCGGCGCAAAGAAACTCTATTCTTAATCATTTTCCCCATCTCATTTTTCCGACTCCCTACAAAGAATATGTGGCAAATGCTTCCAATCGATATGGTGTCAGTTCTGATCTGATCTACTCAATCATGCGCCAAGAATCTGCTTTTGATCCCTCTGCGCGCAGTCATGCTGATGCCTTTGGACTGATGCAGCTACTCCCTGAGGTTGCTAGAAATACTGCCAGACAGGTTCAATTTGAGTTTGAAAATGCAGAGGAATTGTATGAACCTCACATCAATATTCCTTTGGGCTCGGCTTACCTGCGTGAGCTTTGGGACAAGTTCAATGGCCAGTTTATTCTGACTGTGGCCAGCTACAACGCCAGCGAGGAGGCCATCTATGGCTGGCTGCGCACGCGCTTTCGTGGCGACACTCTGGAGTTTATTGAAGATATCCCTTATGAAGAGACCCGCTCCTATGTTCGCCTTGTCATGCGCAATCTCGTTTTCTACAGTCTCATCAATTCAGGAGGAAAGGCGATGCCATTCCCCGAATGGACATTGGCCTTGAGCATTCCCTCGTCCCAGAGTAGTCCGTGA
- a CDS encoding peptidase, translated as MSKHSRQSSASADLAATKIVIDEEQGLVFGSEDELYNHFHREIMFLETEFFKLRKPARDISEGDFSSYEKNLSLTLEAPDEVWEDSKTISGKTLMIYIREFSEPIKGSHASKRGPAEKNEELLFHVAICYVTNNIPSFVYLHFPSQDIDLVEKYCRGELVYDRSLQNIPMGALEGDALSENDDLAKGLYEAMQKLRVDKDIRESEFVLFAHLRENTVEEADEIWRSADSTGNLLVNFIKEYPDEGGKSDLWYIVVTIEDGPSNSHALLFSFPTRDRTLVDRYRHGENLQAEEVVQESSH; from the coding sequence ATGTCCAAACACAGTCGGCAGAGTTCAGCTAGTGCCGATCTGGCGGCAACCAAGATTGTTATAGATGAGGAGCAGGGCTTGGTATTTGGTTCCGAGGATGAACTCTATAACCACTTCCACCGCGAGATCATGTTTCTTGAGACCGAGTTTTTTAAGTTACGGAAACCCGCTCGCGACATATCTGAAGGCGATTTTTCTTCTTATGAAAAGAACCTGAGCCTGACTTTAGAAGCCCCCGATGAGGTCTGGGAAGACAGCAAAACAATCTCCGGAAAGACCCTCATGATCTATATTAGGGAGTTCTCAGAACCAATAAAAGGTTCTCATGCCAGCAAGAGAGGCCCTGCTGAAAAAAATGAGGAGCTTTTATTTCATGTGGCCATATGTTACGTCACCAACAATATACCGAGTTTTGTTTACTTGCATTTTCCATCGCAGGACATTGATTTGGTGGAAAAATACTGCAGGGGAGAATTGGTCTACGATCGGTCTTTACAAAATATACCGATGGGCGCCCTGGAGGGAGATGCGCTCTCTGAGAATGACGATCTGGCGAAGGGTCTTTATGAGGCGATGCAGAAGTTGCGTGTAGATAAGGACATAAGGGAAAGTGAATTTGTCCTTTTTGCCCATTTGCGTGAAAATACAGTTGAAGAAGCTGATGAAATCTGGCGTTCTGCGGATTCAACAGGAAATTTGCTTGTCAATTTTATCAAGGAGTATCCCGATGAAGGGGGCAAGTCAGACCTATGGTATATCGTCGTGACCATAGAGGACGGACCTTCCAATAGCCATGCCCTTCTGTTTTCATTTCCAACGCGAGATCGCACCTTGGTGGATCGATATCGTCATGGAGAGAATTTGCAGGCTGAAGAAGTCGTTCAGGAATCAAGCCACTAA
- a CDS encoding Smr/MutS family protein has product MSDLETIDWQGIVERLAKLATSEAGRSDLCRTSPLASPASAQESFQVISEVQNIIEQGQRPFMESLDLYATWFPRLKKNATLKTLELKDVRHFCIEAIALKEILEPFHGSWVSQKKNELFDAEKPLSAIDQIMTPDGDIKTEASEELARLYREKNQLSQEIQNLLDRLVKQHELEGILQDRYVTTREGRWVLPIRSGMQGRFEGIIHASSQSKQTVFMEPKEVVAQNNRIRELEVAIEDEIERLLRNLTDLLASLAPTIDQTKVVMAESDVRFAQAHFANQMHASAPQFSENSIELIEIRHPMLVLNNEKVVANSVRLNQAERILLLSGPNAGGKTVLLKAIGLAAHMARCGLLICAEQGSKLPFFTKVNIAVGDSQSVDSHLSTFAAHLNILNAATQAHGFSHLLLIDEICGSTDPEEGSALARSFIETYCKNSVFAVITSHLGPLKTGWTEASGVIHGSLEYDSSTSQPTYQLIIGIPGQSLAIQTARRVGVSEVIIERALQCLSPERKAFQQQLENLESANTEIERIKKRLQDEFREAQKSKSKYESLVQKFQRDRDSMLSQALKRAEQKVERMIEVAQIDQTFKKHESLQKIKSHLPNVIKATANSTSVQRIESPEEFSRRFPPGSRVFVQSVGRDAVIQGAPNAKGEVPILSNSMRLMVPWQSLHIPQQAQNPTADVIRKTAKFSYSPKDGDRVVDLRGLTVEEALNQLELQLDTAALNKEERVKLVHGHGTDTLKRAIRSYLSRSVYIKKWSAGTQNLGGDGVTWAELND; this is encoded by the coding sequence GTGTCCGATTTAGAAACCATTGATTGGCAAGGTATCGTTGAGCGACTGGCAAAATTGGCTACTTCGGAAGCAGGACGGTCAGACTTGTGTCGAACGAGTCCCTTGGCCAGCCCAGCTTCAGCCCAAGAAAGCTTTCAAGTGATCAGTGAAGTTCAAAATATCATTGAGCAAGGGCAACGTCCCTTTATGGAGAGCCTTGACCTGTATGCAACCTGGTTTCCCCGTCTCAAAAAAAATGCCACATTGAAAACTTTGGAACTGAAGGACGTCAGGCATTTTTGCATAGAAGCCATCGCCCTCAAGGAAATTCTTGAACCATTTCATGGTTCTTGGGTCTCCCAAAAAAAGAACGAATTATTTGATGCTGAAAAACCCCTTTCGGCTATTGATCAAATCATGACACCTGACGGAGATATTAAAACTGAAGCAAGCGAAGAGCTAGCGAGGCTCTACCGCGAAAAAAATCAACTCAGTCAAGAGATCCAAAATCTGTTGGACAGACTCGTCAAGCAGCACGAACTTGAGGGAATCCTCCAGGATCGTTACGTGACAACCCGCGAGGGCCGCTGGGTCCTACCCATCCGAAGTGGTATGCAAGGACGCTTTGAGGGAATAATTCACGCTTCCAGCCAAAGTAAACAAACTGTATTTATGGAGCCCAAAGAAGTTGTCGCTCAAAACAATCGCATTCGCGAACTGGAAGTCGCAATAGAAGACGAGATTGAGAGGCTTTTGAGAAATCTCACTGATCTGCTTGCCAGCCTCGCTCCAACAATTGATCAAACAAAAGTCGTCATGGCTGAGTCCGATGTGAGATTCGCGCAAGCCCATTTTGCGAATCAAATGCATGCTTCGGCTCCGCAATTTTCAGAGAATTCCATTGAACTGATTGAAATTCGACATCCTATGCTCGTTCTCAATAACGAAAAGGTTGTCGCCAACTCAGTTCGCCTCAACCAAGCGGAACGAATTTTACTCCTCTCGGGGCCCAATGCCGGCGGAAAAACTGTGCTTCTCAAGGCCATAGGTCTGGCAGCTCACATGGCTCGGTGCGGATTATTGATCTGTGCTGAACAGGGCTCTAAGCTCCCGTTTTTTACCAAGGTCAATATTGCGGTTGGAGACTCCCAAAGCGTTGATTCTCATCTGAGCACTTTTGCCGCCCACCTCAATATATTAAATGCTGCGACTCAAGCTCATGGCTTCAGCCATCTTCTCCTGATTGATGAAATCTGTGGATCGACTGACCCCGAAGAAGGATCTGCACTTGCCCGCTCCTTTATCGAAACTTACTGCAAAAACTCTGTCTTTGCAGTGATCACATCTCACCTAGGTCCTTTGAAAACGGGTTGGACTGAAGCCAGCGGTGTCATTCACGGAAGTCTTGAATATGACAGCTCTACCAGCCAACCCACCTACCAGCTCATTATTGGTATTCCCGGCCAATCACTCGCCATTCAAACGGCCCGACGAGTGGGAGTGAGTGAAGTGATTATCGAACGAGCCTTGCAGTGCCTAAGCCCGGAGAGAAAAGCTTTTCAGCAGCAACTGGAAAATCTTGAATCCGCAAACACTGAAATTGAAAGAATAAAAAAGCGGCTCCAGGATGAGTTTCGAGAAGCTCAGAAGTCAAAATCGAAGTACGAATCTCTCGTTCAGAAATTTCAGAGGGATCGAGATTCGATGCTAAGCCAGGCCCTCAAGAGGGCCGAACAAAAAGTGGAAAGAATGATTGAGGTTGCACAAATCGATCAGACTTTTAAAAAACATGAGTCGCTTCAAAAAATAAAGAGCCACCTCCCCAATGTCATTAAAGCCACGGCAAATTCAACCTCGGTCCAACGAATCGAGAGTCCTGAAGAATTCTCCCGCAGGTTTCCTCCCGGAAGTCGAGTTTTTGTACAAAGTGTAGGTCGGGATGCAGTTATTCAGGGTGCTCCAAACGCAAAAGGGGAAGTTCCAATTCTTTCAAATTCGATGCGTTTGATGGTGCCCTGGCAATCACTTCACATCCCTCAGCAAGCTCAGAATCCAACCGCCGATGTCATCAGAAAGACTGCCAAGTTCTCCTATTCCCCCAAAGATGGAGACCGCGTTGTAGACCTACGCGGGCTGACGGTCGAAGAGGCTCTCAACCAACTTGAGCTTCAATTGGATACAGCTGCCCTAAATAAAGAAGAAAGGGTGAAACTCGTTCATGGCCACGGCACGGACACTTTAAAAAGAGCTATTCGTAGCTATCTTTCTCGAAGCGTCTACATCAAAAAATGGAGCGCAGGAACTCAGAATTTGGGAGGCGATGGAGTCACTTGGGCAGAACTCAACGACTAG
- the htpX gene encoding protease HtpX codes for MLIIVRRIVLFTLVNVFVAATISIITSIFAALFSFDLSRYSGILLFFLFFGMGCAFVSLALSKILSKWMFGVKIIDPETTDPVGKQLIEMVLDMSNKLGLSKMPEVGVYESEEVNSFSTGPSKDNSLVALSTGLVRRMSKDQVEGVLAHEITHVANGDMVSLTLIQGVVNVLVIIPSKSIARAFSAPIKKDSTRNIINYSLLMTLQIVLGLLGILVVNYFSRVREFHADAGGAKLVGREKMLSALVALSKSRELIDPNHTSLASLKISSETKKYLKLLSTHPPMDERLLKLETAITSS; via the coding sequence TTGTTAATAATAGTCAGACGAATTGTTTTATTCACCTTAGTTAATGTCTTCGTCGCCGCTACTATTTCGATCATCACATCCATTTTTGCGGCGCTCTTCAGCTTTGATCTGAGTCGTTACTCAGGAATCCTCTTGTTTTTTTTGTTTTTTGGAATGGGCTGCGCCTTTGTTTCTCTCGCTCTTTCAAAAATTCTATCCAAATGGATGTTTGGGGTCAAAATCATTGATCCCGAAACGACAGATCCCGTAGGCAAGCAGCTCATTGAAATGGTTCTCGACATGTCGAACAAGTTGGGGCTTTCAAAAATGCCCGAAGTTGGTGTCTATGAATCGGAGGAAGTGAATTCTTTTTCGACTGGCCCATCAAAAGACAATAGCCTGGTGGCTCTCTCTACGGGTCTTGTGCGAAGAATGAGTAAAGATCAAGTCGAAGGCGTTCTTGCTCACGAAATTACTCATGTTGCCAACGGAGACATGGTCAGCTTGACTTTAATCCAGGGAGTCGTGAATGTCCTGGTGATAATTCCCTCAAAATCAATCGCGAGGGCCTTTAGCGCTCCCATTAAAAAGGATTCCACTCGCAATATCATTAACTATTCATTGTTGATGACCCTTCAGATCGTACTTGGCCTTCTTGGAATCCTCGTAGTAAACTACTTTTCTAGAGTTCGCGAATTTCATGCTGATGCTGGTGGAGCAAAACTTGTTGGTCGCGAAAAAATGCTCTCAGCCCTTGTTGCCCTATCTAAGTCAAGAGAACTTATCGACCCCAACCATACTTCATTGGCATCACTTAAGATCTCAAGCGAAACAAAAAAATATTTGAAGTTACTTTCGACCCATCCGCCCATGGACGAACGCCTGCTCAAGCTCGAAACAGCAATCACCAGCTCTTGA